From the Accumulibacter sp. genome, one window contains:
- a CDS encoding response regulator transcription factor yields MTIRRILVVDDSPTERYVLNELLTGNGYQVITAENGEEGIAKARSELPDLILMDVVMPGLNGYQATRTLTRDPATRSIPVIVCTTKGQETDKIWGLRQGAHDYMVKPVNGQELLAKIAAL; encoded by the coding sequence ATGACCATCAGAAGGATTCTCGTCGTTGACGATTCACCGACCGAACGCTATGTCCTCAATGAACTGCTCACCGGCAACGGTTATCAGGTCATTACCGCAGAGAACGGTGAAGAGGGGATCGCCAAGGCCCGCAGTGAACTCCCCGACCTGATCCTGATGGATGTCGTCATGCCCGGACTCAATGGCTACCAGGCGACACGGACCCTGACACGCGACCCGGCGACCCGCAGCATACCGGTCATCGTGTGCACGACGAAGGGCCAGGAGACAGACAAGATCTGGGGTTTGCGCCAGGGCGCCCACGATTACATGGTCAAGCCCGTCAATGGTCAGGAGTTGCTGGCCAAGATCGCAGCCCTTTGA
- a CDS encoding cryptochrome/photolyase family protein → MDSILVWFRRDLRDHDHAALCEALRRARRVHCAFVFDCEILDPLRHTPDRRVEFIRESLLELDHALRAQGGALLVRHGWARAEIPLLARELAVTAVFANRDYEPQAKQRDAAVAMALRAQGIGFELFKDQVLFDGEEVLTQAGRPHTVFTPYRNAWLKRLSEDDWQPHGRQGGRLVASPLAVGVPALAELGFGETGLRALGIAPGMSGGRERLQDFAGRLDLYRQQRDFPAVKGVSYLSVHLRFGTVSVRQLVALAVTVGALRPGAEGAATWLSELVWRDFYFMILDRFPHVVERSFRSEYDAITWEQGAAAEQAFADWCAGRTGYPLVDAGMRQINRTGYMHNRLRMLVASFLTKDLGIDWRRGEAYFARQLNDFDLAANNGGWQWAASTGCDAQPYFRIFNPVTQSERFDPGGRFIRRYLPELASVPDRFIHAPWRMSAAAQAACGVHVGQQTPAPIVDHDDARRRTLQRYAVVKRGGAPGRDR, encoded by the coding sequence GTGGACTCCATACTTGTCTGGTTTCGGCGTGACCTGCGGGATCATGATCATGCAGCGCTGTGCGAGGCGCTGCGGCGCGCCAGACGCGTACACTGCGCCTTCGTCTTCGATTGCGAGATCCTCGATCCGCTGCGCCACACGCCTGATCGGCGTGTCGAGTTCATCCGCGAATCCTTGCTCGAGCTCGACCATGCGCTGCGGGCGCAAGGCGGCGCGCTGCTCGTCCGCCACGGCTGGGCGCGTGCGGAGATTCCTCTTCTGGCACGCGAACTGGCGGTGACGGCGGTGTTCGCCAATCGGGACTACGAGCCGCAGGCGAAGCAACGTGACGCAGCGGTGGCGATGGCACTGCGCGCGCAGGGCATCGGTTTCGAGTTGTTCAAGGACCAGGTGCTGTTCGACGGCGAGGAGGTCCTGACCCAGGCCGGGCGACCGCATACGGTCTTCACACCATACCGCAATGCCTGGCTGAAGCGGCTGAGCGAGGACGACTGGCAGCCTCACGGCCGACAGGGTGGCCGGCTGGTGGCATCGCCGTTGGCGGTTGGTGTGCCTGCGCTCGCCGAGCTCGGCTTTGGTGAAACCGGGCTGCGAGCACTGGGAATTGCTCCCGGCATGTCCGGTGGCCGTGAGCGGCTGCAGGATTTCGCCGGGCGCCTGGATCTCTACCGCCAGCAGCGCGACTTTCCGGCGGTCAAGGGGGTGTCCTACCTCTCGGTACACCTGCGTTTCGGAACCGTGTCGGTGCGGCAGCTCGTTGCACTGGCGGTCACGGTCGGCGCCCTGCGGCCGGGGGCCGAGGGTGCAGCCACCTGGCTGTCCGAACTCGTCTGGCGCGACTTCTACTTCATGATTCTCGACCGCTTTCCGCATGTCGTCGAGCGCTCCTTCCGGTCGGAGTACGACGCCATCACCTGGGAACAGGGCGCTGCCGCCGAGCAGGCATTCGCCGACTGGTGCGCCGGGCGGACGGGCTACCCTCTGGTCGACGCCGGCATGCGCCAGATCAACCGCACCGGGTACATGCACAACCGCCTACGGATGCTGGTGGCGTCGTTCCTGACGAAGGATCTCGGCATCGACTGGCGCCGGGGCGAGGCCTATTTCGCCCGTCAGCTCAATGACTTCGATCTTGCGGCCAACAACGGCGGCTGGCAGTGGGCGGCATCGACCGGCTGCGACGCGCAGCCCTACTTCCGGATCTTCAATCCCGTCACGCAATCCGAGCGCTTCGATCCCGGCGGCAGGTTCATCCGCCGCTACTTGCCTGAACTGGCCAGCGTCCCAGATCGCTTCATCCATGCGCCCTGGCGGATGAGCGCGGCGGCGCAGGCTGCATGTGGCGTTCACGTCGGGCAGCAGACACCGGCACCGATCGTTGACCACGACGACGCCCGGCGCCGGACGCTGCAGCGCTACGCCGTGGTCAAGCGTGGCGGAGCTCCTGGACGTGACCGCTGA
- a CDS encoding chemotaxis protein CheW, whose product MSKKIRLHEFQSYLAARLAGTSAQTAAGLLGVQAGPDYWLLDLADSGEIVPLTSLTTVPLTKAWFAGLANIRGNLYSVVDLSAFVGKEVTPRSTSSRLLLIGTRHGSNAALLVNRMIGLRNVDALTPEAAADGPAWAPEIYADNEGRRWKKLKVRELLADENFMDIAA is encoded by the coding sequence ATGAGCAAGAAGATCCGGCTGCATGAGTTCCAGTCCTATCTGGCGGCACGTCTGGCCGGCACGAGCGCACAGACGGCGGCAGGATTGCTCGGCGTCCAGGCTGGCCCGGACTACTGGCTGCTCGACCTGGCGGACTCGGGCGAGATCGTGCCGCTGACGTCCCTCACCACGGTGCCGCTGACCAAAGCGTGGTTCGCGGGATTGGCCAACATACGCGGCAACCTGTACTCGGTGGTCGACCTGTCGGCCTTCGTGGGCAAGGAAGTGACACCCCGCAGCACGAGCTCGCGGCTGCTCCTGATCGGCACCCGACATGGCAGCAACGCGGCACTGCTGGTGAACCGCATGATCGGCCTGCGCAACGTCGACGCGCTCACTCCGGAAGCCGCCGCCGACGGCCCGGCCTGGGCGCCGGAGATCTATGCGGACAACGAGGGCCGCCGCTGGAAGAAGCTCAAGGTACGCGAACTGCTGGCCGACGAGAACTTCATGGACATCGCCGCTTGA
- a CDS encoding response regulator yields the protein MVIDDSNTIRRSAEIFLVQAGCQVLLAEDGFDALAKVADHQPAVIFCDIVMPRLDGYQTCALIKKNQRFRSTPVIMLSSRDGLFDRARGRMVGSDHYLTKPFTKDSLLQTVAAFAPATG from the coding sequence ATGGTCATCGACGACAGCAACACGATCCGGCGCAGTGCCGAGATTTTTCTCGTGCAGGCAGGCTGCCAGGTGCTGCTCGCCGAGGATGGCTTCGACGCACTGGCGAAGGTTGCCGATCACCAGCCGGCGGTGATTTTCTGCGATATCGTCATGCCGCGACTCGATGGCTACCAGACCTGTGCCCTGATCAAGAAGAATCAGCGTTTCCGCTCGACCCCGGTCATCATGCTGTCGTCGCGCGACGGTCTCTTCGACCGCGCCCGTGGCCGCATGGTCGGCTCGGACCATTACCTGACGAAACCGTTCACCAAGGACAGCCTGCTGCAGACCGTCGCCGCCTTTGCGCCGGCAACGGGCTGA
- a CDS encoding rubredoxin codes for MHSDSNEPYQTWMCLTCGFIYDEAAGLPDEGIPAGTRWRDLPINWACPECGARKDDFEMIEI; via the coding sequence ATGCACAGCGACAGCAACGAGCCGTATCAGACTTGGATGTGTCTCACCTGCGGCTTCATTTACGACGAAGCGGCCGGCCTGCCGGACGAGGGAATTCCGGCCGGCACTCGCTGGCGCGACCTGCCGATCAACTGGGCCTGCCCGGAATGCGGAGCGCGCAAGGACGACTTCGAGATGATCGAGATCTGA
- a CDS encoding methyl-accepting chemotaxis protein, with protein sequence MTFKLKLPAFLSRLQDAAGETVPTRTIVDSGAPVKRKRPIPWSTALLNLSHLPVVKRLQLLGGALVLVMLLVAVVVYRDNRQAGYAAAYIATAGDMRMLSQRLAKASSLALLGDPAAFRQLRESRDTFAGNLERLSNGGELASGWVPPSPARVQPQLQELAAVWDKTDRNAARLLEMEKNLVSLGKEVASINDRNPQLLDLAEQLAALKLQGNASTRDIAAANQLVMLTQRIAKNANALLLGDAIDPEVAFLLGKDTNTFRDMVHALGKGSESLRIAATTDPETKAKLGELDASFADYRAAVGGILGNMQRLIIAKQAGSQIFRDSEELLQVTDLLAQAYQDRGLDRALYGLMMVVLIALAIGLAVLLARTYLAESTRQAEEAERGRRETEAINRQNQDAILRLMNELGDLADGDLTVTATVSEDITGAIADSINYTIEELRLLVGRINDAAGRVTLATELAQQTSTELLAAAERQAAEIKAAGQSVLGVASTMTGVSGDAKQSAKVARQSLAAAGKGAQAVEDSITGMNRIREQIQETSKRIKRLGESSQEIGEIVELISDITEQTNVLALNAAIQAASAGEAGRGFTVVAEEVQRLAERSAEATKQIGAIVRTIQTDTQDTVSAMEESTRGVVEGARLSDAAGQALAEIGAVTRTLTDLIENISGATRQAADSATRVARKMQEILLVTGQTTAGTQKTATAIGELAGLATELKGSVAGFKVS encoded by the coding sequence ATGACGTTCAAACTCAAGCTGCCGGCCTTCCTGTCCCGCCTGCAGGACGCGGCGGGCGAGACGGTACCGACCCGGACGATTGTCGATTCGGGCGCACCGGTGAAAAGGAAGCGACCGATTCCTTGGTCGACGGCCTTGCTGAACCTGTCGCATCTGCCGGTGGTCAAGCGGCTCCAGCTTCTTGGCGGTGCCCTCGTTCTCGTCATGCTGCTGGTTGCCGTCGTCGTCTATCGCGACAACCGGCAGGCGGGCTACGCCGCCGCCTACATCGCGACGGCTGGCGACATGCGCATGCTCTCGCAGCGACTGGCCAAGGCTTCCAGCCTGGCCTTGCTGGGGGACCCGGCAGCGTTCAGACAGCTGCGCGAGTCGCGTGACACCTTTGCCGGAAACCTCGAAAGACTGAGCAACGGCGGCGAGCTGGCGTCCGGCTGGGTGCCGCCGTCACCGGCCCGCGTTCAACCGCAACTCCAGGAGCTGGCTGCGGTCTGGGACAAGACCGACCGCAATGCCGCGCGCCTCCTGGAAATGGAGAAGAACCTCGTTTCACTGGGCAAGGAGGTCGCATCGATCAACGATCGCAATCCGCAGTTGCTCGACCTGGCTGAACAGCTCGCCGCTCTGAAGCTGCAGGGCAATGCGAGTACGCGGGACATCGCGGCGGCCAACCAGCTCGTGATGCTGACGCAGCGGATCGCCAAGAATGCGAACGCGCTCCTGCTCGGCGATGCGATCGACCCGGAAGTGGCTTTTCTCCTCGGCAAGGACACCAACACCTTTCGCGATATGGTTCATGCCCTTGGCAAGGGCAGCGAATCACTGCGCATCGCCGCTACGACCGACCCAGAAACCAAGGCCAAGCTGGGCGAACTCGACGCCAGCTTTGCCGATTACCGGGCGGCAGTGGGTGGCATCCTGGGCAACATGCAACGCCTGATCATCGCCAAGCAGGCCGGCTCGCAGATCTTCCGCGACAGTGAGGAACTCCTGCAGGTGACTGACCTGCTCGCACAGGCATACCAGGATCGCGGACTCGATCGCGCCCTCTACGGCCTCATGATGGTCGTTCTGATCGCCCTCGCGATCGGCTTGGCAGTGCTGCTGGCGAGAACCTACCTTGCCGAGAGTACGCGACAGGCTGAGGAAGCCGAGCGCGGCCGGCGCGAGACCGAAGCCATCAACCGGCAGAATCAGGACGCGATCCTGCGCCTGATGAATGAGCTGGGCGATCTGGCGGACGGCGACCTGACGGTAACCGCGACGGTCTCCGAAGACATCACCGGCGCCATCGCCGACTCGATCAACTACACGATCGAGGAACTGCGGCTACTGGTGGGACGCATCAACGATGCCGCCGGCCGCGTGACACTGGCAACCGAGCTGGCGCAGCAGACCTCGACCGAGCTGCTCGCCGCTGCCGAGCGCCAGGCGGCGGAAATCAAGGCGGCCGGCCAGTCGGTTCTCGGTGTGGCGTCCACGATGACCGGCGTTTCCGGCGACGCCAAACAATCGGCCAAGGTCGCACGGCAATCGCTGGCCGCCGCCGGCAAGGGAGCGCAGGCGGTCGAGGACTCGATCACCGGCATGAACCGCATTCGCGAGCAGATCCAGGAGACTTCGAAGCGCATCAAGCGTCTCGGCGAGTCGTCGCAGGAGATCGGCGAGATCGTCGAGCTGATCTCGGACATCACCGAGCAGACCAACGTGCTGGCGTTGAATGCCGCAATCCAGGCGGCCTCAGCCGGAGAGGCCGGACGTGGTTTCACGGTCGTCGCCGAGGAAGTGCAAAGGCTTGCAGAACGCTCGGCCGAAGCGACGAAGCAGATTGGAGCGATCGTCCGAACCATCCAGACCGATACTCAGGACACGGTTTCGGCGATGGAGGAGTCGACGCGCGGGGTCGTCGAGGGCGCGCGCCTGTCCGACGCCGCTGGCCAGGCCCTGGCAGAGATCGGCGCGGTGACGAGAACGCTGACCGACCTGATCGAGAACATCTCCGGCGCGACGCGCCAGGCCGCCGACTCGGCAACGAGGGTCGCACGCAAGATGCAGGAGATCCTCCTGGTCACTGGGCAAACGACTGCTGGAACCCAGAAGACGGCAACAGCGATCGGCGAGTTGGCCGGACTGGCAACCGAACTGAAGGGCTCGGTTGCCGGGTTCAAGGTCTCTTGA
- a CDS encoding hybrid sensor histidine kinase/response regulator — MNAPTDFDIGPLTWVKSEIDLALERAEQALPAFAADAADAADAADDESNRKQIRFCRTHLHQVQGALTIVGLDGVTQVAEAMEFLLEAMEKQEQPVDAAAVSLVNRSLTALRHYLDDLISGQPNQPLRLLPLYRELQEARGQSRVMASDLFFPDLRVRPPARSTATPKLERSEFEHRLRQQRAHFQRGLLAWLRAPRERAGIPEMLSAVKRIEAIQDLPSARAFWWVATAFLTALGEGGLPPDADARQLCSRIDLQTRRLLEGSSNVAERLMRDALYLVGLARSSHRTVQKVKQAYRLPALMAAEVAPAPVAEDAVRRRLRDVITATEEAWNRFSAGTAQALPLFRAHAATLTTVAEEVGQPDFLRLTRAIAEVATFLGHSPARHTDALAMENATAILLAQNAQENLQYLGSSFAHQVDVMAARIHDCIAGTPLPPESELPALDEMSRQAQEKMLVGQVAREITSNLAQIEQVLDGFFRDADKRGDLVQLDAPLRQVIGALAMMRHEGAVAVLRHCTAEVARFSNPAYEPQQTDFERLAEQLSLVGFFVDAMQTGAGDFDAFVSRMRAGGEPAAIETEVATVEQEVEQQKREAHALLVALKEQPSDAALRQEVAQNLTALQKDADLVADKELGQQAKHVLSALAAGGDAASQIDAAMATLKPEVPVAPPPSAETIQLSQATAAEVDAELLGIFLEEADEVLSSIQDNLGLLHKEPHDVEVLTALRRSVHTLKGSGRMVGLKDFGEAAWSVEQVLNLWLRQELEVTPQILDLLGQAYGAFSAWVEHLKTGLGEVPDVSRMCMLAAALRDGDGSGLAAAEGLVPTAGIAERPDSEVPEAAPAVASGPAAAPDRPRLSIAPALAGIFRDEAAGHLATLQREFCRLEEDLAAPSSHEMYRAAHTLAGIAGTVGLATIKHLGHALELALVRRNHAAGRDSLEAFETVRQAIAELALMLADVAREHEPEPIPSLLAALDSLYPELAVPETVETAATPDEEQTATELALAMPAVVPAAIAPPAAATEAELPLVQDEFDEQLLPLFIEEAIDLNQSIAAQLRAWRSNPADSEPIRRLARLFHSLKGSARMAGAMSLGNLTHAIETRMKEAQDAGAAPIELIDDIDNAFDVIVQVVERLQRGETADTPLEISDAAALEMGGEASADTAAVEVEPAVAGVPRPEAQEAEADAAAQRANLRVRADLIDRLVNEAGELSIARLRIEGEMRGIKASLLDLTENVIRLRRQLREIEIQAELQMQSRTAVTDEQHADFDPLEFDRFTRFQELTRMMAESVNDVATVQQNLLKNLDDANAAIIAQARLNREVQQELMSVRMVPFASIADRLYRIVRQASKDTGKRANLEIRGAQLELDRSVLDKMLAPLEHVLRNAVAHGLEDAPMRRARGKADIGEITLTLVQEGNEVILSITDDGTGLDLERLRERGLRSGLLSEEDAADAERVIDLIFAPGISTASQVSQLAGRGIGMDVLKSEVTSLGGRIEVLSSAGQGTTFRLYLPLTLAVTKALLVRSGDRQYAIPAAMIEQALDLKEKSLARIRDGRQAVWTGNRYPFSYLPHLLGEPQALPEKHVQYWVLLLRSGSKRVALQVDELLGNQEIVVKNIGAQLARVIGVDGATVLGNGQVVLILNPIALASRDRLPPAVSPVPTVRQPLAADRSTATVPTVIIVDDSLTVRKITSRLLAREGYQVLTAKDGVDALEQMVAVVPDVMLVDIEMPRMDGFELTRNVRADKRLGSVPIIMITSRTAEKHRQYALELGVNHYLGKPFQEDELLRLVSGHVQELRHA; from the coding sequence ATGAATGCCCCGACTGACTTCGACATCGGCCCGCTGACCTGGGTCAAGAGTGAGATCGACCTCGCGCTGGAACGAGCCGAGCAGGCATTGCCAGCGTTCGCTGCCGACGCTGCCGACGCTGCCGACGCTGCCGACGACGAGAGCAATCGCAAGCAGATCAGGTTCTGCCGAACGCACCTGCACCAGGTACAGGGAGCGCTGACGATCGTCGGTCTCGACGGCGTCACACAAGTGGCAGAGGCCATGGAGTTCCTCCTCGAAGCGATGGAGAAGCAGGAACAGCCTGTCGATGCAGCTGCGGTCAGCTTGGTGAATCGATCGCTGACGGCACTCCGCCATTATCTCGACGACCTGATCAGCGGTCAGCCCAACCAGCCGCTGCGACTGCTGCCGCTCTATCGTGAGCTGCAGGAGGCACGTGGTCAGAGCCGGGTCATGGCCAGCGATCTCTTCTTTCCCGACCTGCGCGTCCGACCGCCCGCGCGCAGCACGGCGACGCCGAAGCTCGAACGCAGCGAGTTCGAGCACCGCCTGCGGCAGCAGCGGGCACATTTCCAGCGCGGTCTGCTGGCGTGGCTGCGCGCGCCAAGGGAGCGTGCGGGGATACCCGAGATGCTCAGCGCCGTCAAGCGCATCGAAGCCATCCAGGACCTGCCATCGGCGCGGGCTTTCTGGTGGGTCGCAACGGCTTTCCTGACCGCACTGGGTGAAGGTGGCCTGCCCCCGGATGCCGATGCGAGACAGTTGTGCAGTCGTATCGACCTGCAGACCCGGCGCCTGCTGGAAGGTTCGAGCAACGTCGCTGAACGCCTGATGCGTGACGCGCTGTATTTGGTCGGTCTCGCCCGCAGCAGCCATCGAACGGTGCAGAAGGTCAAGCAGGCATACCGGTTGCCGGCCCTGATGGCGGCTGAGGTCGCGCCGGCACCGGTCGCCGAGGATGCGGTCAGACGTCGTCTGCGCGACGTGATCACCGCCACCGAAGAGGCGTGGAACCGGTTCTCGGCGGGCACCGCTCAGGCCCTGCCCCTCTTCCGTGCCCACGCGGCGACTCTGACAACGGTTGCCGAGGAGGTCGGGCAACCCGACTTCCTGCGCCTGACTCGGGCGATCGCCGAGGTCGCAACCTTCCTCGGGCACTCCCCGGCGCGCCACACCGATGCGCTGGCCATGGAGAACGCAACGGCCATCCTCCTCGCCCAGAATGCGCAGGAGAACCTCCAGTACCTGGGCAGCAGCTTCGCGCACCAGGTGGACGTGATGGCTGCGAGAATTCACGACTGCATCGCTGGTACGCCGCTGCCACCGGAGTCGGAGCTGCCGGCACTCGACGAGATGTCGCGCCAGGCACAGGAAAAGATGCTCGTCGGGCAAGTCGCACGCGAGATCACGAGCAACCTCGCGCAGATCGAACAGGTACTAGACGGCTTTTTCCGCGACGCGGACAAACGAGGGGACCTGGTCCAGCTCGATGCGCCTCTGCGGCAGGTCATCGGTGCGCTGGCGATGATGCGGCACGAGGGCGCCGTTGCCGTTCTCCGTCACTGCACGGCTGAAGTAGCACGCTTCTCCAACCCGGCATACGAGCCGCAACAGACCGACTTCGAGCGGTTGGCCGAGCAGCTGTCGCTGGTCGGTTTCTTCGTCGACGCCATGCAGACAGGGGCCGGGGACTTCGACGCGTTCGTCAGCCGCATGCGTGCAGGAGGCGAACCGGCTGCGATCGAGACCGAGGTGGCAACGGTCGAGCAGGAGGTCGAACAACAGAAGCGCGAGGCGCATGCGCTGCTCGTCGCCCTCAAGGAACAGCCCAGCGACGCCGCACTGCGGCAAGAGGTGGCGCAGAACCTGACAGCGTTGCAGAAGGACGCCGACCTCGTTGCCGACAAGGAACTGGGGCAGCAGGCAAAGCACGTGCTCTCGGCGCTGGCTGCCGGCGGCGACGCCGCGTCACAGATCGACGCCGCGATGGCGACCCTGAAGCCCGAGGTTCCGGTCGCGCCGCCGCCATCGGCAGAAACCATCCAGCTCTCGCAGGCGACGGCGGCAGAGGTCGATGCCGAGTTGCTGGGAATCTTCCTCGAGGAAGCCGACGAAGTCCTGAGCAGCATCCAGGACAACCTGGGCCTGCTGCACAAGGAGCCGCACGACGTCGAGGTCCTGACCGCTCTCCGACGCTCGGTACACACGCTCAAGGGCAGCGGCCGCATGGTCGGGCTGAAGGACTTCGGCGAGGCCGCGTGGTCCGTGGAGCAGGTCCTGAACCTTTGGTTGCGACAGGAACTGGAGGTGACACCGCAGATTCTCGACCTCCTCGGCCAGGCCTATGGAGCGTTTTCCGCCTGGGTCGAGCATCTGAAGACCGGACTTGGCGAAGTACCCGACGTGAGCCGCATGTGCATGCTGGCCGCCGCCCTGCGCGACGGCGACGGGAGCGGACTGGCTGCTGCCGAGGGCCTCGTCCCGACGGCGGGCATCGCCGAACGGCCTGACAGCGAGGTCCCCGAGGCGGCGCCGGCCGTCGCCAGCGGGCCGGCGGCAGCGCCGGATCGTCCCCGCCTGTCGATCGCACCGGCATTGGCCGGCATCTTCCGCGATGAAGCAGCGGGCCACCTCGCCACGCTGCAGCGCGAGTTCTGTCGCCTCGAGGAAGACTTGGCGGCACCATCCAGCCATGAGATGTATCGCGCCGCGCACACCCTCGCCGGCATCGCGGGAACCGTCGGACTGGCAACCATCAAGCACCTTGGACACGCACTGGAACTGGCTCTCGTGCGGCGCAATCATGCCGCAGGTCGCGACAGTCTGGAAGCCTTCGAGACTGTCCGCCAGGCGATTGCCGAACTGGCGCTGATGCTCGCCGACGTCGCCCGCGAGCACGAGCCTGAGCCGATCCCCAGCCTGCTGGCAGCTCTGGATTCGCTGTACCCGGAACTGGCCGTGCCCGAGACCGTCGAAACGGCTGCGACCCCGGACGAGGAACAGACCGCCACAGAACTCGCCCTGGCGATGCCGGCCGTCGTACCGGCAGCAATCGCCCCGCCGGCGGCCGCCACCGAGGCAGAACTGCCGCTCGTGCAGGACGAGTTCGACGAACAGCTGCTGCCACTCTTCATCGAGGAGGCGATCGACCTCAACCAGAGCATCGCCGCACAGCTGCGTGCCTGGCGCAGCAACCCCGCCGATTCCGAACCCATACGCCGGCTCGCACGCCTGTTTCACAGTCTCAAGGGCAGTGCGCGCATGGCCGGTGCGATGAGTCTCGGCAACCTGACGCATGCGATCGAAACGCGCATGAAGGAGGCGCAGGACGCCGGTGCTGCACCGATCGAACTGATCGACGACATCGACAATGCCTTTGACGTGATCGTCCAGGTGGTCGAAAGATTGCAGCGCGGTGAAACGGCCGATACACCGCTCGAGATTTCCGACGCTGCAGCGCTCGAGATGGGCGGCGAAGCGTCCGCCGACACCGCTGCGGTTGAAGTCGAGCCGGCAGTCGCCGGCGTACCCCGCCCCGAGGCACAGGAAGCCGAGGCCGATGCTGCCGCACAGCGGGCGAACCTGCGCGTGCGCGCCGACCTGATCGACCGGCTGGTCAACGAGGCCGGAGAATTGTCGATCGCCCGCCTGCGCATCGAAGGCGAGATGCGCGGCATCAAGGCTTCGCTCCTCGACCTGACCGAGAACGTGATTCGTCTGCGCCGACAGTTGCGCGAGATCGAGATACAGGCCGAGCTGCAGATGCAGTCGCGCACGGCCGTAACCGACGAGCAGCATGCCGACTTCGACCCCCTCGAATTCGACCGCTTCACCCGCTTCCAGGAACTGACCCGGATGATGGCCGAATCGGTGAACGACGTCGCCACCGTGCAGCAGAACCTGCTCAAGAACCTCGACGACGCGAACGCGGCGATCATCGCCCAGGCCCGCCTGAATCGCGAGGTGCAGCAGGAGCTGATGTCGGTGCGCATGGTTCCGTTCGCCAGCATCGCCGATCGTCTGTATCGCATCGTTCGCCAGGCGAGCAAGGACACTGGCAAGCGGGCGAACCTCGAGATCCGCGGCGCGCAGCTCGAACTCGACCGCAGCGTCCTCGACAAGATGCTGGCGCCCCTGGAGCACGTGCTGCGCAATGCCGTGGCGCACGGGCTCGAGGATGCGCCCATGCGTCGCGCCCGGGGCAAGGCGGATATCGGTGAGATCACGCTGACCCTGGTGCAGGAAGGAAACGAGGTCATCCTGTCGATCACCGATGACGGTACCGGCCTCGACCTCGAACGGCTGCGGGAACGGGGCCTGCGCTCGGGTCTTCTGAGCGAGGAGGATGCCGCCGACGCGGAACGGGTGATCGACCTGATCTTTGCCCCCGGCATCTCGACAGCCAGCCAAGTGTCGCAGCTGGCCGGTCGCGGCATCGGCATGGACGTCCTGAAGAGCGAGGTGACGAGCCTCGGTGGTCGCATCGAAGTCCTTTCCAGCGCCGGCCAGGGAACCACCTTCCGGCTCTACCTGCCACTGACGCTGGCCGTCACCAAGGCTCTTCTGGTCCGCTCCGGCGACCGCCAGTACGCCATCCCGGCCGCCATGATCGAGCAGGCGCTCGACCTCAAGGAAAAGAGCCTGGCACGAATCCGCGACGGTCGCCAGGCGGTGTGGACCGGCAACCGCTATCCGTTCAGCTACCTGCCGCATCTTCTCGGCGAACCGCAGGCGCTGCCCGAGAAGCACGTCCAGTACTGGGTCCTGCTGCTGCGCAGCGGCAGCAAGCGCGTCGCACTGCAGGTCGACGAACTGCTCGGCAACCAGGAAATCGTCGTCAAGAACATTGGCGCCCAGCTGGCGCGGGTGATTGGCGTCGATGGCGCCACGGTCCTCGGCAACGGGCAGGTCGTGCTGATCCTGAATCCGATCGCCCTCGCCAGTCGTGACCGCCTGCCACCAGCAGTGTCACCGGTGCCGACGGTGCGACAACCACTGGCTGCCGATCGCAGCACGGCGACGGTCCCGACCGTCATCATCGTTGACGACTCGCTGACCGTGCGCAAGATCACCAGCCGGCTGCTGGCACGCGAGGGTTACCAAGTCTTGACCGCCAAGGACGGCGTCGACGCCCTCGAGCAGATGGTCGCCGTCGTTCCGGATGTGATGCTGGTCGATATCGAGATGCCGCGCATGGATGGTTTCGAGCTGACGCGGAACGTGCGCGCCGACAAGCGGCTGGGATCTGTCCCGATCATCATGATCACCTCACGAACGGCGGAGAAACACCGGCAGTACGCGCTCGAACTCGGCGTCAATCATTATCTGGGCAAGCCTTTCCAGGAGGACGAGCTGTTGCGCCTGGTCAGCGGTCACGTCCAGGAGCTCCGCCACGCTTGA